ACATCTcattgttcatttaaaatattgtttgatCCGTTACTTGGATACCTTTTACATTCAGTGctttaactgttttattttctgcTTTGTTCGAATCCACATTGATATggggcaagtgacttgaagtcaggGACACAATAATGCATCATGTAAAGCATACAttgatttcattttcataatgtttaaactaaacaataaTGTTAAATCACAGTTAAATAGGACAAGAATTAGCGTTATTTAAATATTTGGATAAAATATATAGTTAACTTATCGAAACATATTAGCCGTTAACTGCAGTTAACTGCCATAGAAAACGCGGTTATTGAATATGTATGAGTCAAGTCTTTGTATCTACCGCTGCGTTCTTTCTGCTGGAATTGGTATTATAGATACCGCTCTTACTGTTTACATGCTTTGGAATACAGTATTACCATTTAATACAGGCTTcgatatttctttacaaatattcAGAATACATATTCATTTCTCTAAAATAGCACTGCAATCAATTAGCTGTACGTATAAAATATATGACTAAACCAATTTGCTATCAATTAGCGATCGCACTTGTTCAAACTCTTACCGTGCCAATCAATTTGAAATCAAATATTGATATAGAAGGTATCAATTCTTTGTGTGACTGGCAGATTTGTAATTATCGTTGTTATAAGTGTCATTTAAACGTTTTATTTATATACTTCGGTGTATTaccaaataacaaaataacatgcGGAcgtttaaaaatgatatatttaagaTACCAAAATCATTTTCTTATTGATATTCTATTGATATTCGTGCCAAATGGCAGAGTGGAAATTACACTAGAGTTACGGAATACACTttcatattgataaataaagAGTGACATGTCGTAAATAGAAACTTTAAGGATACAGAGTTAACCTTCATTCATTTCGAGGAGTAACATTTTTGCCAAAATGATGtcgttttatttgttgtttttgtttggtaaGTAGTATTAAAccattactttcaaattgctttttttcGTGAACCTTATCAGATGACTGACATAATACTAACAAATTTCAAGTTAactaaataaagtaattaaatgtCGAGAAAATCTTTCTTCGTTTCTTTAAATTCAACAAGTTAGGTTCAGCTCTCGATCTACACATATACGAAGACAGTTTGGAAGAAATGCGCGCAGCAAAGCAAAATAGTAGCAAAGTTGGTTCAGTTGGCGATTGAATCCACCTGTGacaggaaataaaatatttaagtatatattataattatatgtgCATAAGTCATGTGCATTGTAATCCCGTAGAAGCAAAATGATTGTTTTATAATGTTCCACAGTATTCAATTTTTTGTACGCATCcttcatttaatatttatatgttCGTTGTCTATTCTTTAAACTAGCAAAATTACTGCTGGTTTTAGCGAAATTAATCTAATACAGATCTTCAAGCATATcgattttccattgaaaatgttatTAAGTGTGAAAGTTGTTCATGCTTGAGATACTTAATCGCCCGTGTGTCACCAAGGAAATACTTAAATTGATACGACTTTTATAAACTGTAAAAGCAGAacttttcgcgagggtttaatttttggtATATTCGCGAGATTCGAAAATTAGTCTTCGTGTAAATATTAACCAATCAATCAAATCGTATCATTACACAATCCTTTACCAACATATCAAATGGTAACGGCCATATTTACAAAACTTGCCGTATTTTGTGTTTCCTTAATAACTATATGATAGTATAATTTtatgaacaaaacagaacagaacagaacagaacagatactTTATTAacgtatacaatacatgtatcttgttaaTACAACATGATATTACAAATATTATACAGTACAGGTGATAGGCAAAATGACTTTAAAGTATCTGCAGAGAATTAATAAAATCTGATTTTAACCATTGGGATGGTACAAGAATATAACAACGAAATCACAATAGAAAAGTGTCAATCTTGTTATACTAGTATACATAAATTAATGCTCACAAATAATCTGCATTTACGAATTCAAGAAGTATAGGAAGTATAATACATGGTGATCAACTGAATGGCAGTATATGTTATATAAGTAATGTTAACACAAACAAACGCACAGGTATTTCCAAGACACGATTTTACATTCATTGCAATAATTCATTTCTCTTGTTAttagctaatgttatatatttacacaaattagcTAGActagatttattacttgattgtagcaataCTTGTACGAGTATAGAAATAACGTTTAATGAACTTTGTATGTAATTCTTTATaaacatttaagaacaaaatgaaattcatcttcaatcTCATTAAGATCACATAACTGACAATTCGTTCGTGTGGTTCTTACCTGTCTCTGCCGTACCTGGCAGACCCTATAGTTACGTAACTTATGTATTGATATAATTCGGTAAACAACttataatatattcaaataatttccaaaaaaaaaaaattaacatgtgaatataaagtgtttaaaacattatttgcaGTAATGTCGGCACACCATTTTTGCTTAAACAATCTATACGTTTTTGTTTAATAACGGGTACAAATGTTTTGGCTTCAAATCGACCTGATAAATTCCAAACATCAGTAAAACCATGCTCGTTAAGAAGGCATTTCACATGGTATGCCCAATTTTTACACCATAATGATTACACTGTTCTAAAGAATTTTGGtaaataccttttaaaataacattatctgtatttgataatttaaacaaatacttaataatatggacatatctatttatatacaaGGGATGACGCCCAAGTTCACCATAGGTTGCAACGTTACATGCACTATGTTTCACGCCAagtatggttttaaaaaatttaagatggCCTCTTTCAAGATCTTTAGACTTTGAGAAACCCCATACTGGACATGTATGATTTAAAATAACCTACAAACGAGTCAAACAGCTGAGCGATATAAATGGAGTTATATcatatttgttaatattattaaacattcatGGCCTTTAAAGATTTGCCAACGATACACTGATTATTAAGAACAAATGAACCAGTATGAAACAGTATAGTTAAATACAACCCCtatataattaaaatcatttacaacttcTAATGGTTCATTGTCATAATACCACTTCTAATTTGATGGGTTCCCTCTTTCGAAATACAAAACGTTTTGTTTTAGAGTTATTTACTTCAAGCCCCAAGTAACAGCAATATGGCATCGCAATGTTTTTATGATGTGTTTTAAGTTATCGCATTGTTTGTCAAAGTTCTAAATATGATAAATGTAGATTTGTACCTTAAAGGtcaacaaaacatacattttgacTGGCCTTACTGTCatattgattttaataatatttttgcgAAACAGTGGTAAAATATCTTTTTGTTGAAATGAATCATTTAAACAGTTAACTCGTTTTTGTTTGCAGTTTTCGCTCTTAGACGGTGTATATGTAATAGTTAAATGACAGATACGAGTACATTATCACAAATGTCATGACGTTAGGTGCAATCAAGGGTTTTCCGTCGAAGATATTAATCGAGGTCTTTTAGCAGGAAACCGATATTTCACACAGCGCCATGATATTTGCGATAATGCACCATTGTGTGTCCCTTaattcgtcacctcaacgcaagaagTGTATAATTGCATTGACTTAAAGGagttattcactttttgcgctaagatGACGAATTGTTTGATCGCATGGAAACAAGTATAATTCTATATATCGCCATATCATTCCTATACAGCTCTATGCTAAAAACTATACTGTTATATACGTCAGCACAGTTCTTATAtcaatatagatttttttctgttatcaGTACATTTCCTGACAGTGATGAATATTAATATGTAAATCgcaatgaaatttatttatttatttatttgggttttatacggcgcaccaacacagtatagtttACGCAATGAAAAGATCAAAGGTAAATAGCTACactatgtaataataataaaaacacaactgaatagtttcctttacttagaaatgaaatatttatatattttgctgtAAACAGTTTATGTTATTCAATATTATGTATCGCCAAAAGCTAATTATGTGCATTCTTTCGGACTATCATGGTAgaatagtaataaaaataaagttcaaaATAAAGATACCAacatctaaaaatagcacgtaaCGGAAAAATATAATGATGAAGCATAAAACCCCTGCCTGGCCCTATTTGTTCGCGTGCTTTATTCGTATCAAAACTATTACCCAACAAAGCGAAGAAAGCAGTACAAATAATTAGAACAAAACGTTTATTGTATTCATATTGTTCTATTTTAATGAGAAGgtccaatgaacaagtaaaacaTTTCTTCCACATGTCAGTGTAGAAGTAAAGTTGTTTGCTGATAGTATGTAAGTACAATAAGATCCTATAACATGTCTGGGTTATAAGACTCGACAGTGCAGAAAATTATATAGATTGTTAGCATTCTTTATATTATAAtaacttataacattttttgataaatcaCGACTTTGACAGCATTGTATAGGGACcacttatataatatatactataaaacaaaattgaaagaaCCCATGATAAGAACGTAATAAAAACTCTAAAACGATCCTGTGGAGGCATATAACGCAACCATTAAAGGGTAAGATAAACCAAAGTGTTGTCAGAAGAAGGGGATAGAACAGTAGGAAAGTGTCACTTGCTTAAGATTGCATACATAAACGGGTAATTAACTGTTCATAAAAAGAAATTGCAACTGTGACCTCTTTATCTTTGGTTTCTCGAAACAAAATATAGTACATCGGTTAACGACTTAAGATTAGAAAATAAGTCCGGTATAATACTACACTTTACGTTAAGTCGACTACATTGATCAACATTTGGAGCAGGAGATAGCGCTGAAAATGGGATGTAATTGATTTTATCctaattaaaaacataaaatgacaGGAAATTATACTAGCAGTGTTTACTGATAACAAACACATTATTTGGTGTCACATTTCTTTCATTGTCAACAAGGcaatctaaacgtaattaatgttTTTCTATcggacaaacaaaaaaaaagcctTTACATGCCTCGTATAATTGGAAATTCTAGAACATTTTGATCCGTTAATTGTAAGGAAGTTGAATGAGTACATTGATTTCCTATAACGATATAATAGATTCTAACACGTCTCCATTTGTTTGTGAGTAAAACAAAGAAGAATGATAAAGATtgtttattctgcaataaacaactgTAGACGAGCGGACAAGTGAAAAGACATTTTGACAACAATGGCTGGATGACGTCCGGTTCATCACTACTAGGACGAATAATATTAAGCATATTtttgtcataatatttttttcttttttttttttcatgttcaggccctgtgcaTTGTAGTTATTAATATAAACATACCATGAGTCAAATATTGTTTAAAGGGAAATGCAATGTTGTTCATAAGTTAATTccgtctgctaggatttcttaaatcatttaaagaagtgaaagaattttcaaaatcggtttaaaaatgttaaagttatgagcattaaaatatttgatcaaaatggcagccatctggtttccatggcaatagaaacaaaatggcagatttattaaatttctaaatatataaaacttatttttctaCTTAAATTACCAGCCATTATGAaataaattaccatgttttacatcttacactcaagacaCATATGAAATTAGTCAATTTAAAAAGTGTTCatgtatttgctaaataaataattcagaagtgtgtaaatgacatcataaacacactaaaatggctgcctccatgtatagccattttcttaaatttcaaactgccatatctttttcaaaagtGGTCCGATCTTAAAAAGatttttcagcgttatgaaaggcttgaggatagctttcatatgaaattaacttattttcaggcaTTCCTTGACCTTCAAATAAGCAGCTGATTTATTCAATGATCATATTTAGAGGACctttaaatgttatattatatgtAAGATATAAACTTATTCCACCGAGTGACCGTCATCAGAAAATGTCACGTAAATTAAATTTCAGAAATCCACTGATaaatatgatttgaatttaaaatgtaaacttaaatatttgaaaagatCTGATTGTTACAGGTGTTCCCTACATGACGTCATGTGTGAACTCCGCGTACACGGCGTACGATGCCATGAACCTACAAAGTGCTCTTACCAGCAACTATTCCTCCAAAGTTCGACCATTGGAATCTACATCAGTTGATGTCTCGTTTGGAATGATGCACATCACAGAATTGGTAAATTTTTATTGTTATCTATGTAAACAACCACTACTCGTACATTATAGACGAGTTGTGATATTATCAAGTGTACACGCATTTGTATTCGAATGTGCAATGTTTTATTACGAACAGCAAATTCTAAGTCATTAATTGACGAATAATGCCAAGTAGCACTATATTTTAAGGTATCCAATCCACAAATACTAGTAGGTAAAATTtcaatgcctggtgaccccatgtttttgtaccatttgaaagagttgtgtttGCTGAACAAGAATAAATAAGATGACCAGGagtcattattgttatattttcaagcTGCGAAATGATCAATCTTACACTGTcgtaactggatttctgttgaagtatcattgaagaaaaaggaaataaagtaaaaaaactaaaattctataacataattttgtcatgtaatttatattttctttctcagtagacaatacactttcaaatgataccaaaattatgagcttaccaggcatcaatatttgatatattttaatagcactgttatattaaacttgtttatttgtggatcggataccttaagctGACAACTTTGCAACTGTGCAAGTTTGCAATTGTGCAAGTCAAGGTAGTTAAGACAGAAAGCGAATATTCAAGACATGCGTCTAAATCATCGGGAAAACGTAGACAAAAATTAGCCACTGGTCTCTTTTTTCCCCTTGCATACgtcatttattcaaacaaaactaCACTGTGCAGTAATTTCTAactatatctttattttcatgttatagaGTACagtgtacatttatatttttctgtacatttcatGCTTTATATGTTAGTGTATATTCATATGTATGTACCTTTCAGTGTACACTCATACTTATGTTGTGCTTTTCATTGTGATAGTGTACAATCATACCTTCTCTTGTTTGTACATTCCTATCTGTTATGCACATTCATATCTCTATGTGATTTTCATATTCATAGTGTTCATTCATGTTTATAGTGTACATTCATGTTTATagtgtacaacaacaacaacaacagtagtTCATTTAAGTCTAACTTTGTACACACACtacatgataaaacattttttacatttcacatttttattcATTGTGTACAATCATGTTTATAGCATACAATCACGTTTATTGGTATGATTGTACTTTTCAGAATATCGTGACTCAGCAGCTGCATGTTGTCGGCTTCCTTTTGGTTGTGAGTacgataaaatattattttgaagggTTTGTGAATCCCTTAAATGTTATGCTggtaaattaaaaagttgtaaatACGGAAAATGTAAATAACACGTTGTTTAGATAAGAGATATGAAAGTGATTCCGATTATGTATACCTTTTTACTTGAATAtattaaaatcttaaattaatgATATTTATGTGACGTATCAAAGCAATAAATACGAAACGCATTAGCTCAAAAATTAACTCTCCAAATCAGTTAGTGCATTCTTCACACAATTCCATTCATGTTACACGAGGTTATTTACCTTTGACATTTTCTACAGTGAAGATCGAGCAGTTGGAACAGAGGTTTCGatatgatatttgatatgttacatagGGTAAGTTCTTGATGTAAAACTGGCAATAAGACAGAGGCATCGAGCTTCAAAGAAACTTGTAATGTTCCAATCTGATAATTAGATTCTCCAAAACATTAGTACAACCACAATAAAAGAAATACCAAGAAagctataataattataatatcataCTTTATTTCTTGAAACATTTAAAGACTTGGATAGACAACCGGCTTACATGGACACCTTCAGATTACGGTCAGATGGAAACAACGTATATACTACTTTCTGATATATGGTCGCCGCCATTGGTACTCAACAATGCGTAAGTATTTATCATCCGATCAAACAAATCAACCCTAAACAATTTAAACTTTAAGGTATTTAAATGCCGAAATAGGGAACAGTATACTGATATAACATAAGAAAACCTGCTGGTACATTAGGAAATAGTATTAAGGTAATAGGACCGTAATGATAAGTCTCCATGAGAGGTTCAGCATTATCCGGTTTGCACTGAAAGTCCTAGATTTCATTTCCGTACGAACTGCATAACAATAATCCGTAATCCTACAGAAATTGTCGAGTGTCATCAAAGAggtcttttattttcattcttagcctaaataatgatttttattttgcattctaatatgcttgcctctgttaaaacacttttacgctagaatgacgtcacattaacgtgcggtgaagTCAAtgttttttgttgcgaccaagaaagagcgcttctatattttatctactgtttcagattaagggtatatcagaatcgaaataatttatagcacaagcgtgttttaacactatttatacactcgggtggtgatACTTCGTTCAAATGATTTAACTTGGGCTgcgtcctcgtgaaattattacgtccgacgtataaccacccatcgtgcataaatactgttaaagcactcttttgctattaattatttcttgaattcataatgcttttctttttttggatgggggtgggggtgggggggggggggtgtgcgGCGGGGGTCAGGTAGTTATGCACGTgtgataaactggaagtaatggcgtaaAGTCGTTAAGTCGGATAACATAGAAAACAGCATTGACTCGcaaaaggaaatgaaaatcatcctatgaattaaTGACATCCCATGAGTAAAtatattagatatattaaaaccGCACCCGTGTTATCTTTCCTAAGCTAGAATATGTTAATGAATAAGCTGATAATAACTTCTTGAAACCAGATTGAAATTTACGGAATTTTTAGTCATGTGTGAAAATCTCAAATTCAGCCAtgcagaaatataaattttattacatcacattatagtaaatttatttattaaccACTGTGAAAAGATTTATCAAAATCCACACCGTATAAATGTTCCGCTTTGGTTTTGTCACCTGCACCGTAAcgttgtgcattatttcatatcaTAACGTTTTATGAATGTCTTCACCTTATTCCATGTTATGAAAACTGTCTGCGTGCagcattatttgaatattttccaGTGCAGACAAAATTCAGATGATGAATGATGACTCTGATCTATCCAGTGTAAATGCATATTTATACTATGGTGGATTTGTTATTTGGTTGGCACCTGCCAATTTCATGGCTCAGTGCACCATTAATATTCAGTATTATCCATTTGATTCACAGACCTGTTACTTCGTGGTAAGTTGATGATGTTAATATACCTGGGATTATTTTCAACTCTCGCACTATCCAAACATTAAGTATTATCCATATGATTGAGAAACGTGTTCTCTGTGGTAAATTgactttgcatgagtcttgatattttatatgtatcatGTTTCCTTGTTCACGAATTGAGATAGAAGAAATGTAATCACTCAAAGGCATCAAGCTTTAATGTAGAATATATGTTATGTTGTTCACAGTGGATACACATCAAAGAGAAAACGGAACACAGCAATTAatttgtatatcatttttatattgtCAGTGGGAAATGCTTGTTTCAGTGTGCTCCTTGGAACCAGTCGGTAAGGAAATATAATCGTGATTTGCCGGAATTGAACGTCGCAAATAGTTTGTTTATTAATAAAGAATGATATATCCCAAACAATGGTTTGTAGTTGCATAAAGTCCTTGTTAAGAGTTTAGTTGCGAggtaaattatataacaatacgcacctgaacgacaaacaatgattttattcaagagaaaatcactatctgagatatattatttcgatacAAACGCGATTTTAAGGAATATTATCTATATCCTTCACGACATTCACCtaatatttgtctgttttatgtggtttcttttccagcgcgccgctttgTCGTTTGGCGCAATAACGTAATGATTGTGACGTTATAACAAATTTTATTGCACAATAATAatcagtttcagtcttctttgtttattaggaaaataaatgaaatcgcgttagaaaatcagttttgcaaattattacaattattacacGTATGGTTTGTGTCACTTTGCTTAACTTTGCTACTACTTTTTCCGTTTTTTGTTTCTGGAACAAGTATTTTAATTTCACTAAACTTGGTTTGCTAAGTACCTCACAATATCATGTCACTGTTTCAGGTATCGTCATGGTTATTCATTGAAAGTCATTTAAACCTAGGAGGGTCAGCTTCGTCTATAAATCTTGACCTGTACGAAGAAAATGGAGAATGGGACCTCACCAGATCTACAGTTGAAAAtgtaacaaggtatattttacttGATTGCTAATAATCAGCTTTGTATCggaatgcatatatatatataacaaattttACACGAAGTTTTGTCTTTCACACAAGAAACGTTTGATACTGAGCAAATAAAGTAAATTAAGAAAATCACAATTATTCAACTTGTAAAACTTCTCGGATTGTGCATTACCTCCCTTTCGTCCCAGCAAGATTAAGTTACATTTTGACAACTTTGgaagtatttattgtttttttccttttaaaactttttatagcgtttttttttacaaatgttcaACGGGACTAGTTTTTAAATTGACtcctattatttgtatttttcacgATAAGGAAAATTTGATggtgtaaaaaattttaaatgtgtgaAAAGTCGGGAAGTGTAGGGGTGGGGAAAACCCTAGGGTGTCGAACGTAAAAAAATTGCGGTGTGGACATTTTATTTTGTGGACTTTTGAGAAGTGTGTACTTGGGAAATTTTACTTTTTGGGGCGGTTTTCATAATTTGCATAATTTCTGCGTGAAAAATAACGACGTGTAGGGTGCAGGGTATACAGTGTGTTGTGTTGAGGGCAAATTtttcaaattgggaaaaaatcattttttttttgtttataagcTTTGTTTTATGATCCTGGGTTTTCTGTCTAATATAatgtgagtattttttttttgaacatttttgggcATCCGCTACCtgggtaaaatttacttttacttGACAAGAAAAATTTTGTACTCCCTTATGAACATGTTCTCCCCGTAATTGTTTTGGCATTAGGCACCGTTTTATTCATTTTCCCGAAAAAAGCGGAGAAAAAAGGAAGGGCTTTGACGTCTTATTGTCTTTGTCCGTCGTCATGACACTTGTTCGAAAGTTTCCAAAAACTTAAACACTTGAGGGTTTTCttgtaagaaaacattttttaaatataaaaatgttttttttaaaaatttaaagtctTTGCTCTCTTCAACAGGGGGGTTATGAGTATACTGGTACATAGTCAAGGTgcgtaattatttttttttttttgcccccagaaaaacatttttcaaattcttgaaatcattattattcgggggggattttttttcgtgttttcgtggTTTGAGCTAAACCACGAATTTAAccccaacgaacaaattgtgccacggaaatttttaaatttgtacgCAAAGTCGCCAAAAAGACCCATACCGTTCGACTGTCATAGTTGTATCTGTGatactaacctgcagctttcgtgtagttaTGAGGCCCATCAACGATAAAATGGTATACAGggaaacaaaaccgactatttaatttaaaaattcccCGGGGTTTTTTATGACATGTTGTCAAAGAAATAATActaaaaataaagtttgataGCTCACGTAAAAACCGCACTTTTATCGgccgcttttttttttttatttttttcggcCCCGCTAGCAATGTTTACCACTAGCCTTGTGTAAATTCTAGGGACTTTGGaactttaaatatgaaaaatttaattgctagatttgcttTGTCATTATACTTAATTCCATTCACGTTTCTGGGGAGAAATAAAAAATCCAAAGTTCAAAAGCAGaaattttagatgcagacgcgccctatatgaaaaaaaaatggggccATTTAAAAGGGGTTTATGAAGTATTACTAGGGTTAATCTATACTacggaataaaaacaacatatttcaatatataaaagtttttttaattttgcgttaataactttctttttaaaaaccgATCAATGATCAtga
This Mercenaria mercenaria strain notata chromosome 17, MADL_Memer_1, whole genome shotgun sequence DNA region includes the following protein-coding sequences:
- the LOC123537418 gene encoding neuronal acetylcholine receptor subunit alpha-3-like; this encodes MMSFYLLFLFGVPYMTSCVNSAYTAYDAMNLQSALTSNYSSKVRPLESTSVDVSFGMMHITELNIVTQQLHVVGFLLVTWIDNRLTWTPSDYGQMETTYILLSDIWSPPLVLNNAADKIQMMNDDSDLSSVNAYLYYGGFVIWLAPANFMAQCTINIQYYPFDSQTCYFVVSSWLFIESHLNLGGSASSINLDLYEENGEWDLTRSTVENVTRYILLDC